The following proteins are encoded in a genomic region of Phycisphaera sp.:
- a CDS encoding tetratricopeptide repeat protein: protein MTQTSPALLLALCIAAALPLGCRSSSPSPYVNQPPIRRDTDRAQKLAAEAVDLMEKDSQQAEKLLRDALAADLYHGPSHNNLGVLLLERGDLYEAANEFEWARRLMPGHPDPRMNLALTLEKAGRVDEALAQYRRALEVHPGHRPTVQALTRLEVRAGQADDQTFARLNTLRLEGEDDAWRSWARETLIKLNSVDDNSAQKPPANALK from the coding sequence ATGACACAAACCTCCCCGGCCCTCTTGCTCGCGTTGTGCATCGCCGCGGCACTGCCCCTCGGCTGCCGCTCGAGCTCGCCGAGCCCGTACGTCAATCAGCCGCCCATCCGCCGCGACACTGACCGGGCCCAGAAGCTCGCCGCCGAGGCCGTCGACCTGATGGAGAAGGACTCGCAGCAAGCCGAAAAACTGCTGCGCGACGCTTTGGCCGCCGACCTCTACCACGGCCCCTCGCACAACAACCTAGGCGTGCTCCTGCTCGAACGCGGCGACCTATACGAAGCCGCCAACGAGTTCGAGTGGGCCCGCCGCCTCATGCCCGGCCACCCCGACCCGCGGATGAACCTCGCCCTGACCCTCGAAAAGGCCGGCCGCGTCGACGAGGCCCTCGCCCAGTATCGCCGGGCGCTCGAAGTGCACCCGGGGCATCGGCCGACGGTGCAGGCGTTGACGCGGCTGGAGGTGCGGGCGGGGCAAGCGGATGATCAGACGTTTGCACGGCTGAACACGCTAAGGCTTGAGGGCGAGGACGATGCGTGGCGTAGCTGGGCTCGCGAGACGCTGATCAAGCTCAACTCTGTTGACGACAACAGTGCCCAAAAGCCTCCCGCTAACGCTCTCAAGTAA
- a CDS encoding prepilin-type N-terminal cleavage/methylation domain-containing protein has translation MRRGFTLLEVLLALALTALAAGAAVTVLVPMMADAPAAAADLEARSRATRVLDRIGHDLLIEHESMPRRRVSVGEGWFTIETRANGKRITNHYGAESLGVEWVEAELLENDRRLLVHITDRGETLEREYRVP, from the coding sequence ATGAGGCGCGGCTTCACGCTGTTGGAGGTGCTCCTCGCCCTCGCGTTGACCGCGCTGGCCGCTGGTGCCGCTGTGACCGTGCTAGTGCCGATGATGGCCGACGCCCCCGCCGCGGCGGCCGATCTCGAGGCCCGCTCACGCGCAACGCGAGTCCTGGACCGCATCGGCCACGACCTGCTCATCGAGCACGAGTCGATGCCACGCAGAAGGGTAAGCGTCGGCGAAGGCTGGTTCACGATCGAGACTCGTGCCAATGGCAAGCGCATCACAAACCACTACGGCGCGGAATCACTGGGCGTGGAGTGGGTCGAGGCCGAGCTCCTGGAGAACGACCGACGTCTGTTGGTTCACATCACCGACCGCGGGGAGACGCTGGAGCGGGAGTACCGCGTGCCATGA
- a CDS encoding prepilin-type N-terminal cleavage/methylation domain-containing protein → MTRRGLTLLEVVLATALLALAATGMASIVSSITRPTAQPEAEIYELAAIVDEVLQSPARHDFDTSAVAASGQGSLNIDGSTIQITLKTRSGRGAWLEFRQGEQRIARWVRLPEARL, encoded by the coding sequence ATGACCCGTCGTGGTCTCACGCTCCTGGAAGTGGTGCTCGCCACGGCGTTGCTCGCTCTGGCAGCGACGGGTATGGCGTCGATCGTGTCTTCGATCACTCGACCTACCGCCCAGCCGGAGGCTGAGATCTACGAACTCGCGGCCATTGTTGACGAGGTCCTGCAAAGTCCTGCTCGGCACGATTTCGATACCAGCGCCGTTGCCGCCAGCGGCCAAGGCTCGCTCAACATCGATGGCTCAACGATCCAGATCACTCTGAAAACCCGAAGCGGCCGCGGAGCTTGGCTGGAGTTTCGCCAAGGCGAGCAGCGAATCGCTCGGTGGGTCCGCCTGCCGGAGGCCCGACTATGA
- a CDS encoding prepilin-type N-terminal cleavage/methylation domain-containing protein — MSRHAHRGFTLVETLATCAIAALAMAMGAALLAGAGDPLPRAEQTYLEARAMARLIAISDGPATMQLEGGRLVVRDGQGNSIVEREWPTGVRAAALAEGVRMDRLGRLKTNAVALMHGGRRVEIEP; from the coding sequence ATGTCGCGCCACGCCCATCGCGGCTTCACGCTCGTGGAGACACTGGCGACATGCGCGATCGCCGCACTCGCGATGGCGATGGGCGCCGCCCTGCTCGCCGGAGCCGGAGACCCGCTTCCGCGTGCCGAGCAGACATACCTAGAAGCTCGGGCGATGGCGAGGCTGATAGCGATAAGCGATGGCCCTGCCACGATGCAACTCGAAGGCGGTCGACTTGTGGTCCGCGACGGCCAGGGCAATTCGATCGTAGAGCGCGAATGGCCAACCGGGGTGCGGGCGGCGGCCCTCGCCGAAGGTGTGCGCATGGATCGACTGGGCAGGCTCAAAACGAACGCAGTCGCGCTGATGCACGGCGGACGCCGCGTGGAGATCGAGCCATGA
- a CDS encoding type II secretion system protein GspG encodes MHRNFHRAHHGMTLVEVLAVVVLLGILAATLTVGLTAAFGQGKRELARTSIAGAKAKVEMYHVAEGGWPESLQDLVDAPPSASYHLPMDAARDPWGTMMQLVVPGPDGHPFEIISLGADGRVGGDGEGADLSSLYLREGGE; translated from the coding sequence ATGCATCGGAACTTCCATCGAGCCCACCACGGCATGACCCTCGTCGAGGTGCTCGCGGTCGTCGTGCTGCTCGGCATCTTGGCTGCGACGCTCACGGTCGGCCTGACCGCCGCCTTCGGCCAGGGCAAGCGCGAACTGGCGCGCACTTCAATCGCCGGGGCCAAGGCCAAGGTCGAGATGTACCACGTCGCCGAGGGCGGCTGGCCAGAGAGCTTGCAGGATCTCGTCGATGCCCCGCCGTCGGCCAGCTACCACCTGCCGATGGACGCCGCCCGCGACCCGTGGGGCACCATGATGCAACTCGTCGTGCCCGGACCCGATGGCCACCCCTTCGAGATCATCAGCCTCGGCGCTGATGGCCGCGTCGGTGGCGACGGCGAAGGCGCGGACCTGAGCTCGCTTTACTTGCGCGAGGGCGGCGAATGA
- a CDS encoding type II secretion system F family protein: MTLWRYKAVTVGGLARKGELTADTAISARASLRRIGLTVLDVRPVASERVRMPASFASSLHGVLRGRRRDAKAEVLDALATLLASGVPLAEGLGTLAGSRSKRSGMRRMLLQVADAVRSGTPLADAFEAQSGWYDTSEVAVVRAGQARGELAHALRSLADRHTRTGELAGKLASALAYPAIVAVAGVAVVVFLSLGPLPRLVGILDQAGVQPPALTAGVIALGEAIAQWWAVMLAGVASALLLAAWAVRAISTSEQGWPNTIRQLVPQALRGMALARLAGELQSMTRLGVPLTEALRAAARTFHGPINLSLRANLERAATRVEAGERLSQALDDSHWFADDMRRLIEAGETAGELPDLLERLADRLERRAKRLTDHLAGLIEPAAIIMLAAMIGVVVLSAVLPLLKLREVL; encoded by the coding sequence ATGACGCTCTGGCGCTACAAGGCCGTGACCGTCGGTGGGCTGGCGCGCAAGGGCGAGCTGACCGCCGATACGGCCATCAGCGCCCGGGCCTCGCTTCGTCGCATTGGGCTGACGGTCCTCGACGTGCGACCGGTCGCAAGCGAGCGTGTGCGCATGCCGGCGTCGTTCGCGTCGAGCCTGCACGGCGTGCTCCGTGGCCGACGTCGCGACGCCAAGGCCGAAGTGCTCGACGCGCTCGCCACGCTGCTGGCCTCGGGCGTGCCGCTGGCCGAGGGGCTCGGCACGCTCGCGGGCTCGCGCTCCAAGCGTTCGGGTATGCGGCGGATGCTGCTGCAGGTCGCGGACGCCGTGCGTTCGGGCACGCCGCTGGCCGATGCGTTCGAGGCCCAATCCGGCTGGTACGACACGTCGGAGGTCGCGGTCGTGCGGGCCGGGCAAGCGCGAGGCGAGCTCGCGCACGCGCTGCGTTCGCTTGCCGACCGACACACTCGCACCGGCGAGCTGGCGGGCAAGCTGGCCTCGGCGCTGGCCTACCCAGCGATCGTCGCGGTCGCGGGCGTGGCGGTGGTCGTGTTTCTCTCGCTCGGGCCGCTGCCGCGGCTGGTGGGCATCCTGGATCAGGCCGGCGTGCAACCGCCAGCGTTGACCGCGGGCGTGATCGCACTGGGCGAGGCGATCGCGCAATGGTGGGCGGTGATGCTCGCCGGGGTCGCCTCCGCGCTCCTGCTCGCGGCCTGGGCGGTGCGGGCGATCTCGACGAGCGAGCAAGGCTGGCCGAACACGATACGCCAATTGGTCCCCCAGGCCCTTCGCGGCATGGCATTGGCCCGGCTCGCCGGTGAACTGCAATCGATGACGCGCCTGGGCGTGCCACTGACCGAGGCCCTCCGCGCCGCGGCACGGACCTTCCACGGACCGATCAACCTGAGCCTGCGCGCGAACCTCGAACGTGCCGCCACGCGAGTCGAGGCGGGCGAGAGGTTATCGCAGGCCCTGGACGATTCGCACTGGTTCGCCGACGACATGCGCCGCCTCATCGAGGCCGGGGAGACGGCGGGCGAGCTGCCCGACCTGCTCGAACGGCTGGCCGATCGGCTCGAACGCAGGGCCAAACGCCTGACCGATCACCTGGCCGGGCTCATCGAGCCGGCCGCCATCATCATGCTCGCGGCCATGATCGGCGTGGTCGTGCTCTCGGCCGTTCTCCCACTCCTGAAGCTACGAGAGGTGCTCTGA
- a CDS encoding GspE/PulE family protein, giving the protein MSVATRPCEKFLRLISRDFAREHLVLAERDSARLVLRHAEATPLTVLHNVGVRMGEHGDREVTDAQALAERIDAAYTQVERDTSADRESGLIIETPDDDLERALVEADRDLLTTSGKAPVVRLVDWMLFTAATRGASDVHVQPLEDRVLIRMRVDGALRDVKDLPASLGGPIASRLKVMGRMDVAERRVPQDGRATVTIGGGDTARTIDLRLSSLPTAFGERVVVRLLEPEGTLDLDDFSALGMPEDVQRRWLAACSRSSGIVLSTGPTGSGKTTTLYATLRWTAKRSARDLNVMTIEDPIEYDLSGPHVAISQAQINTKKGVTFASGLRHILRQDPDMVMVGEIRDLETAAVAIQASLTGHLVLSTLHTSDAATAVTRLIDLGVEPYLVSASLSAALAQRLVRRVHAECEGKGCEACYDSGLLGRVGLFELLVVGETMRERIAAGITASALRSQAKQAGMRTLQDDGRCLVEAGITTPLEVARVASVGDEAFDAVDRVGAVS; this is encoded by the coding sequence GTGAGTGTGGCGACGCGGCCGTGCGAGAAGTTTCTGCGGCTGATCAGCCGCGACTTCGCGCGCGAGCATCTCGTGCTTGCTGAACGTGACAGCGCACGGCTGGTCCTGCGGCATGCCGAGGCGACGCCGCTCACGGTGCTGCACAACGTAGGCGTACGGATGGGCGAGCACGGCGATCGCGAGGTTACTGATGCGCAGGCACTCGCTGAGCGGATCGACGCGGCGTATACACAAGTCGAGCGAGACACGTCGGCGGACCGGGAGTCCGGCCTGATCATCGAAACCCCGGACGACGACCTGGAACGCGCTCTGGTCGAGGCGGATCGTGATTTGTTAACGACCTCGGGCAAGGCGCCTGTAGTTCGATTGGTCGATTGGATGCTGTTCACCGCAGCAACTCGCGGCGCGAGCGATGTGCATGTGCAGCCGCTGGAGGATCGTGTTCTCATCAGGATGCGCGTCGATGGTGCCCTGCGCGACGTGAAGGACCTGCCCGCGTCCCTGGGCGGCCCGATCGCCAGCCGGCTGAAAGTCATGGGGCGCATGGACGTGGCCGAGCGGCGCGTGCCGCAGGATGGGCGGGCCACGGTGACTATCGGCGGCGGAGACACGGCGCGGACGATCGATCTTCGATTGAGCAGCCTGCCCACGGCCTTCGGTGAGCGTGTGGTGGTCCGCCTGTTGGAACCCGAAGGCACGCTCGACCTGGACGACTTCTCGGCCCTCGGCATGCCCGAGGACGTGCAGCGGCGCTGGCTCGCGGCGTGCTCGCGTTCCAGTGGCATCGTGCTGTCGACAGGCCCGACCGGCAGCGGCAAGACGACGACCTTGTATGCAACCCTGCGATGGACCGCCAAGCGTTCGGCCCGCGATCTGAACGTCATGACCATCGAGGACCCAATCGAGTACGACCTCTCGGGCCCGCATGTAGCGATCAGCCAGGCCCAGATCAATACCAAGAAGGGCGTCACCTTCGCCAGCGGCTTGCGGCACATCCTCCGGCAAGACCCCGACATGGTCATGGTTGGTGAGATCCGCGACCTGGAGACGGCGGCGGTCGCCATCCAGGCCAGTCTGACCGGTCACCTCGTGCTCTCGACACTGCACACGTCGGACGCGGCGACGGCCGTCACGCGATTGATAGACCTCGGTGTCGAGCCGTACCTCGTGTCGGCGTCGCTCTCGGCCGCGCTGGCGCAGCGGCTAGTGCGTCGCGTGCATGCCGAGTGCGAAGGCAAGGGCTGCGAGGCGTGCTACGACAGCGGGCTGCTGGGACGCGTGGGGCTGTTTGAACTGCTGGTCGTTGGCGAGACCATGCGAGAGCGGATCGCGGCGGGCATCACGGCGAGTGCCCTGCGGAGCCAAGCCAAGCAAGCTGGCATGCGCACGCTCCAGGACGATGGGCGGTGCCTTGTCGAGGCCGGGATCACCACGCCTCTGGAAGTCGCGCGCGTCGCGTCGGTGGGCGACGAGGCGTTCGACGCGGTCGATAGGGTGGGGGCCGTGTCATGA
- a CDS encoding APC family permease — protein sequence MPTTPNQLRRVITLPGAVGVGLGSIIGTGAFVTLGLGAGLAGPWLLLAIAIAGGLAMCNGLSSAQLAAVHPVSGGTYAYGYRFIHPLAGFAAGWVFLIAKTASCATAALGLGGLVAWITGKPGDGTTMTIAALGSLLVVTAAALAGVTRSVRINYGLVIITVLALLTMAIAAAPAAYKGWGGVLWSSIADRPISAPGVLEAAALAFVAFAGFARIATMGEEVVEPRKTIPRAVVITLGIAVLLYALVAFVGLGVLGPAEFGARAGQDAAPLLAIASAVEAPTLAVLLGTGAAAALLAVQLNLIMGLSRVALAAGRERDLPTPLARVDANGVPAIATVAAAAGIGLVILIGSVPHAWSLAAAAVLVYYALTNLAAMRVSNSKSDRFIHRWVHTIGLAGCVTLAVFIEPAMLGVTAALLAFGVGVRWACQKWQPFALPPAQPPPVSVSGVSGSGSGTGSGSSISG from the coding sequence ATGCCCACGACCCCCAACCAACTCCGCCGCGTCATCACCCTGCCCGGGGCGGTGGGCGTGGGGCTCGGCTCGATCATCGGCACCGGCGCGTTCGTCACGCTCGGGCTCGGGGCGGGGCTCGCGGGGCCGTGGCTGCTCCTCGCGATCGCCATCGCCGGCGGCCTGGCGATGTGCAACGGCCTGAGTAGTGCGCAGCTCGCCGCGGTGCACCCCGTCAGCGGCGGGACGTACGCCTATGGCTACCGCTTCATCCACCCGCTGGCGGGCTTCGCGGCTGGGTGGGTCTTCCTGATCGCCAAGACAGCTTCGTGCGCCACGGCGGCGCTCGGCCTGGGCGGGCTGGTGGCATGGATCACCGGCAAGCCGGGCGATGGCACGACCATGACCATCGCGGCGCTGGGCTCGCTCCTCGTCGTGACAGCCGCGGCACTCGCGGGCGTCACGCGCTCGGTGCGAATCAACTACGGGCTCGTCATCATCACCGTGCTGGCCCTGCTGACGATGGCCATCGCCGCCGCGCCCGCGGCATACAAGGGTTGGGGCGGCGTTTTGTGGTCCAGCATCGCAGATCGGCCGATTTCCGCACCGGGCGTGCTCGAAGCCGCCGCCCTCGCGTTCGTGGCGTTCGCTGGTTTCGCGCGCATCGCGACGATGGGTGAAGAAGTGGTCGAGCCCCGCAAGACCATTCCGCGCGCGGTCGTCATCACGCTTGGAATCGCAGTGCTGCTCTACGCGCTGGTCGCATTCGTCGGGCTTGGCGTGCTGGGCCCCGCGGAATTCGGCGCACGAGCGGGCCAGGACGCCGCCCCACTGCTGGCCATCGCCAGCGCGGTCGAAGCACCAACGCTGGCCGTGCTGCTCGGCACGGGAGCGGCAGCGGCGCTGCTCGCGGTGCAACTCAATCTCATCATGGGCCTCTCGCGCGTGGCCCTTGCGGCCGGACGAGAGCGTGACCTGCCCACGCCGCTCGCCCGCGTCGACGCCAACGGCGTGCCCGCCATCGCGACCGTCGCGGCGGCGGCAGGCATCGGCCTCGTGATCCTGATCGGCAGCGTGCCCCACGCCTGGTCGCTGGCCGCCGCAGCGGTGCTCGTATATTACGCCCTGACCAACCTGGCCGCCATGCGGGTGTCGAATTCGAAGAGCGACCGGTTCATCCATCGCTGGGTCCACACAATCGGCCTGGCCGGGTGCGTGACGCTGGCGGTATTCATCGAACCGGCGATGCTTGGTGTGACGGCCGCGCTACTCGCTTTCGGCGTTGGTGTGCGATGGGCATGCCAAAAATGGCAACCCTTCGCACTCCCTCCGGCTCAACCGCCACCGGTTTCGGTGTCCGGTGTCTCGGGCTCGGGATCCGGCACGGGATCGGGGTCCTCGATCTCGGGCTGA
- the serS gene encoding serine--tRNA ligase has product MIDLKHLRENPEHYQRGADRKHAKVDIGRVVELDARKRDLMTRRESLKAEQNAASKAMGPRMGQLAGRIKKAVGAEASRLQAEMDELKAGPAKLKGEIERLESELAGLEPELETLLLMIPQPPDPDVPDGPGAEGNVEIRRWSPPGFDPAKPFAGQKGFNAKSHEALAEVHDLVDFERGVKLSGSRSYVLTGDGFRLHQAILRYAFDQIVAQGFTPVSAPSIVRENAMVGTGFFPGGRDQTYEVGIHEADEAGQRQWEADGYLTGTGEVGLMGFHMDEIVDEDDLPIKLCTLSPCYRREAGAAGKDTAGLYRVHYFEKVEQVVICKADEAESRQWHRKMITYVESLLQSLELPYRLLQCCAGDLGQKNADMIDVECWMPSRGEVDKDGVPTGDWGETHSASRLYDFQCRRLNLRYRPGGANGKGATTFCHSLNNTVLASPRFLIPLIEMNQNADGSVTIPEVLRPYMGGQARIG; this is encoded by the coding sequence ATGATCGATCTGAAGCACCTGCGTGAGAACCCCGAGCACTACCAACGCGGCGCCGACCGCAAGCACGCCAAGGTCGACATCGGCCGCGTGGTCGAGCTGGACGCCCGCAAGCGGGACCTGATGACCCGCCGCGAGAGCCTCAAGGCCGAGCAGAACGCCGCGAGCAAGGCCATGGGGCCCAGGATGGGGCAGCTCGCCGGGCGCATCAAGAAGGCCGTGGGCGCCGAGGCATCCAGGCTGCAAGCCGAGATGGACGAATTGAAGGCCGGGCCGGCGAAGCTGAAGGGCGAGATCGAGCGGTTGGAAAGCGAGCTGGCCGGGCTGGAGCCCGAACTCGAGACGTTGCTGCTGATGATCCCCCAGCCGCCCGACCCCGACGTGCCCGATGGCCCCGGAGCGGAGGGCAACGTGGAGATCCGGCGGTGGTCGCCGCCGGGGTTCGATCCCGCGAAACCGTTCGCGGGGCAGAAGGGTTTCAACGCGAAGAGCCACGAGGCGCTGGCGGAGGTCCACGACCTGGTGGACTTCGAGCGGGGCGTGAAGCTGAGCGGCTCGCGCAGCTACGTGCTCACGGGCGACGGCTTCCGGCTGCACCAGGCCATCCTGCGGTACGCGTTCGACCAGATCGTGGCCCAGGGCTTCACGCCCGTGAGCGCCCCGAGCATCGTGCGCGAGAACGCGATGGTGGGCACCGGCTTCTTCCCCGGCGGGCGAGACCAGACCTACGAGGTGGGCATCCACGAGGCTGATGAAGCGGGCCAACGCCAATGGGAAGCGGACGGCTACCTCACCGGCACGGGCGAGGTCGGCCTGATGGGCTTCCACATGGATGAGATCGTCGACGAGGACGATCTGCCGATCAAGCTGTGCACCCTGTCGCCCTGCTACCGCCGCGAGGCCGGGGCCGCGGGCAAGGACACGGCGGGCCTGTACCGAGTGCACTACTTCGAGAAGGTCGAGCAGGTGGTCATCTGCAAGGCCGACGAGGCCGAGAGCCGCCAGTGGCACCGCAAGATGATCACGTACGTGGAGAGCCTGCTCCAGAGCCTTGAGCTGCCGTATCGCCTCTTGCAGTGCTGCGCGGGCGACCTGGGGCAGAAGAACGCCGACATGATCGACGTGGAGTGCTGGATGCCCAGCCGCGGCGAGGTGGACAAGGACGGCGTGCCCACCGGCGACTGGGGCGAGACCCACAGCGCCAGCCGGCTCTACGACTTCCAGTGCCGGCGCCTGAACCTGCGCTACCGCCCCGGCGGTGCGAACGGTAAGGGGGCCACGACGTTCTGCCACTCGCTGAACAACACTGTCTTAGCGAGCCCGCGGTTCCTGATCCCGCTGATCGAGATGAACCAGAACGCGGACGGGAGCGTCACGATCCCTGAAGTGCTCCGGCCGTACATGGGCGGTCAGGCAAGAATCGGCTAA
- the trpA gene encoding tryptophan synthase subunit alpha translates to MKPHQRIAQAIIAGREQHGIALVAYVTAGYPTLDAFPEILKEACAHADVVEVGIPFSNPIADGGTLQESAREALKRGATMTKIMRTLRDLDGTLAAPLLLMGYLNPLLAYGLDRLADDAIAAGVHGVIVPDLPLEALGMARPLTDASLATIGMVSPVTSDERLARIAEHATGFVYAVTSVGVTGQKRSDQAQIIGYLTKVKAAATIPVCAGFGIRSKQHADALRGACDGVIVGSALMEAVGQGRDVGSVLAALR, encoded by the coding sequence GTGAAACCGCACCAGCGGATCGCTCAAGCCATCATCGCGGGACGCGAGCAGCACGGCATCGCGCTCGTTGCGTATGTCACGGCCGGCTATCCGACTCTGGACGCGTTTCCAGAGATCCTCAAAGAAGCCTGCGCGCACGCGGACGTGGTCGAGGTGGGCATCCCCTTCAGCAACCCCATCGCCGACGGCGGTACGCTGCAGGAGAGCGCCCGCGAAGCGCTCAAGCGGGGCGCGACCATGACCAAGATCATGCGGACCCTGCGCGACCTGGACGGCACGCTGGCCGCTCCACTGCTGCTGATGGGATACTTGAACCCGCTGCTGGCCTACGGGCTCGATCGGCTGGCTGACGACGCCATCGCCGCGGGCGTGCACGGCGTGATCGTGCCCGACCTGCCCCTCGAAGCGCTCGGCATGGCCAGGCCCCTGACCGACGCCAGCCTGGCAACGATCGGCATGGTCAGCCCCGTCACCAGCGACGAGCGCCTCGCGCGCATCGCCGAGCACGCGACGGGCTTCGTGTACGCCGTGACCAGCGTGGGCGTCACGGGGCAGAAGCGGTCCGATCAGGCGCAGATCATCGGCTACCTCACGAAGGTGAAGGCCGCCGCGACCATCCCCGTGTGCGCCGGCTTCGGCATCCGCTCGAAACAACACGCCGACGCCCTGCGCGGCGCGTGCGACGGCGTGATCGTGGGCTCGGCGCTCATGGAGGCCGTGGGCCAGGGGCGGGATGTCGGCTCGGTCCTCGCGGCGCTGCGGTGA
- the trpB gene encoding tryptophan synthase subunit beta, which produces MTADTLLRQLIDGELPDDDGFFGRFGGRFVPETLVPALERFEEGARGALDDSAFKTELKQHQETWVGRPTPLMYAPRLSRAWNAQVWLKREDLAHTGAHKINNALGQALIAKRIGAKRVVAETGAGQHGVATAAACARLGLPCIVYMGAIDVERQAPNVVRMWRMGAEVRPVTTGDATLRAAVDEAIRHWVGDPEGTHYILGSAVGPHPFPWIVREFQKVIGVESHRQMLEQAKKLPDIAVACVGGGSNAIGFFHGFLGDADVELHGAEAGGVGANVGQHAATMSGGTPGVLHGSRSMLLQDGDGQVSDTQSISAGLDYPAIGPEHALLAHVGRATYHAVRDDDAIAALDELCRLEGILPAVEPAHALALAKRLCRNRDNPTVLVNVCGRGDKDMPILTKLAEQQGGAS; this is translated from the coding sequence ATGACCGCGGACACGCTTCTCCGGCAGCTCATCGATGGTGAGTTGCCCGATGATGATGGCTTCTTCGGCCGCTTCGGCGGGCGGTTCGTGCCCGAAACATTGGTGCCTGCGCTCGAACGGTTCGAGGAAGGCGCCCGTGGGGCGCTCGACGACTCGGCGTTCAAGACCGAACTGAAACAACACCAGGAGACCTGGGTCGGCCGACCAACGCCGCTGATGTACGCCCCGCGGCTGAGCAGGGCATGGAACGCCCAGGTCTGGCTGAAACGTGAAGACCTGGCCCACACCGGTGCCCACAAGATCAACAACGCACTGGGGCAAGCGCTCATCGCCAAACGCATCGGTGCGAAGCGCGTCGTAGCGGAGACGGGTGCCGGCCAGCACGGTGTAGCCACGGCCGCCGCGTGTGCCCGGCTCGGGCTGCCATGCATCGTGTACATGGGCGCGATAGACGTTGAAAGGCAAGCCCCCAATGTCGTGCGGATGTGGCGGATGGGGGCCGAGGTCCGGCCGGTCACCACCGGCGACGCGACGCTGCGGGCGGCCGTCGACGAAGCGATCCGCCACTGGGTGGGCGACCCCGAGGGCACGCACTACATCCTCGGCTCGGCCGTCGGCCCCCACCCCTTCCCGTGGATCGTGCGCGAATTCCAGAAGGTCATCGGCGTCGAGTCGCACCGCCAGATGCTCGAACAAGCCAAGAAGCTCCCCGACATCGCCGTTGCGTGCGTGGGTGGCGGATCGAATGCCATTGGTTTCTTCCACGGTTTTCTGGGTGACGCGGATGTCGAGTTGCACGGTGCCGAGGCCGGCGGTGTTGGAGCGAACGTGGGCCAGCACGCGGCGACCATGAGCGGCGGCACCCCGGGCGTGCTGCATGGCTCGCGGTCGATGCTGCTGCAAGACGGCGACGGCCAGGTGAGCGACACCCAATCGATCTCGGCCGGCCTCGACTACCCGGCCATCGGCCCCGAGCATGCGCTGCTGGCGCACGTCGGGCGGGCGACGTACCACGCGGTGCGGGACGACGACGCGATCGCCGCGCTCGATGAGCTCTGCCGGCTCGAGGGCATCCTGCCCGCGGTCGAGCCCGCGCACGCCCTGGCGCTCGCCAAGCGATTATGTAGGAATCGCGACAACCCGACGGTGCTGGTCAACGTGTGCGGGCGGGGCGACAAGGACATGCCGATCCTTACGAAGCTCGCCGAGCAGCAAGGCGGTGCGTCGTGA
- a CDS encoding phosphoribosylanthranilate isomerase, which translates to MPDRVRIKVCGLTAPEMVDSAVDAGVDAVGVVLSPSPRQVTPKRAAQLLSSVPGYVATIAVYRHPDAQLVGMATDALPGWVLHQSDASDFDGSLRAVPMDRRVPVVRLGSGFDAAMAEHQGSMVLVEGKDSGTGTPAPWHEARPWIDRCRIVIAGGLGIENVSAVVRTLRPFAVDVSSGVETAPGVKDAAMIRDFVQAVREGEEP; encoded by the coding sequence GTGCCTGATCGCGTGCGCATCAAGGTGTGTGGGCTCACAGCGCCGGAGATGGTTGATTCGGCGGTCGATGCCGGCGTGGACGCTGTGGGTGTCGTGCTGAGCCCATCACCGCGGCAGGTGACGCCCAAGCGAGCGGCCCAGTTGCTCTCAAGTGTCCCGGGGTACGTCGCGACGATAGCGGTCTACCGGCACCCCGATGCTCAGCTCGTTGGAATGGCGACCGACGCGCTGCCGGGATGGGTGTTGCACCAATCCGATGCGTCCGATTTCGATGGTTCACTCCGCGCCGTACCGATGGATCGTCGGGTGCCGGTGGTCCGTCTTGGCAGTGGCTTCGACGCCGCGATGGCCGAGCATCAGGGCTCGATGGTGCTTGTGGAGGGCAAGGACTCGGGGACTGGCACGCCCGCACCCTGGCACGAAGCAAGGCCCTGGATCGATCGATGCCGCATCGTCATCGCTGGCGGGCTGGGCATCGAGAACGTATCGGCAGTCGTCCGCACGCTCCGGCCGTTCGCCGTGGACGTATCCTCGGGCGTGGAGACTGCGCCGGGAGTGAAGGATGCCGCGATGATACGTGATTTCGTACAAGCCGTGCGTGAGGGAGAAGAGCCATGA